One window of the Staphylococcus equorum genome contains the following:
- a CDS encoding choloylglycine hydrolase family protein encodes MCTGFSFLSKSNQAILGRTMDFVYHLDGQPAVQPRHFYWESRVGYKGETLYGFIGAGSDMAGFVFGDGVNEHGVGASVQYFRGYASYASEVREGFINISQNEIITWILGYNKNIDDLIENAKSVNVVAHVVNEIAEVPPLHYHVSDDTGRSVELTFQGGRIVINENPIGVLTNNPDLNWHYENLRNYTNITPQKPKESTFMGQPLKSLGNEGGTYGLPGGYTAPERFVRTAFLKNHLINSDKPEYDVLDAFKLLDGISIPKGAVLDENGELHYTLYQTVFNLTTRTMYVKWYDTNQMTELQLTEDLITKKDITVFETAKGLATNKLN; translated from the coding sequence ATGTGTACAGGATTTTCATTCTTATCAAAGAGTAACCAGGCGATCTTAGGACGTACGATGGATTTTGTCTATCATTTGGACGGACAACCCGCAGTACAGCCGCGTCATTTTTATTGGGAATCACGTGTTGGATATAAAGGTGAGACGCTGTATGGTTTTATCGGAGCAGGCAGCGATATGGCAGGCTTTGTATTTGGAGACGGCGTGAATGAACACGGCGTGGGTGCTTCCGTACAATACTTTAGAGGTTATGCATCGTATGCTTCTGAAGTACGAGAAGGCTTTATAAATATTAGCCAAAACGAAATTATTACATGGATACTTGGCTATAATAAAAATATTGACGATTTAATCGAAAATGCTAAATCAGTTAATGTGGTAGCACATGTAGTAAACGAAATTGCAGAAGTACCGCCATTGCATTATCACGTTTCTGATGATACAGGTAGATCTGTCGAACTTACATTCCAAGGTGGCCGTATCGTCATAAATGAAAATCCAATCGGCGTATTAACGAATAACCCAGATTTAAACTGGCATTACGAAAACCTAAGAAATTATACAAATATTACACCACAGAAACCAAAGGAAAGTACATTTATGGGGCAACCACTAAAATCCTTAGGAAATGAAGGTGGCACTTATGGTTTACCGGGTGGCTATACAGCACCAGAGCGATTTGTGCGCACCGCATTTTTGAAAAATCATCTTATAAATAGTGACAAACCTGAGTATGATGTGTTGGATGCATTCAAATTATTAGATGGCATTAGTATTCCTAAAGGCGCTGTACTTGATGAAAATGGAGAATTGCATTATACCCTTTACCAAACAGTGTTCAATTTAACAACACGCACAATGTATGTTAAATGGTACGATACAAACCAAATGACTGAATTGCAATTAACTGAAGACCTCATCACAAAAAAAGATATTACTGTTTTTGAAACAGCTAAAGGTTTAGCTACCAATAAATTGAATTAA
- a CDS encoding NADPH-dependent FMN reductase: MKIVILSGSTVGSKTSTAMTYLNEAISHQHEEHEIQFFDLKNLNLSFSDGRNYLDYSGDTLEFTTALMQADIIFIGFPIFQASIPGTLKNVFDLLPVNAFRDKVIGIIATAGSPKHYLIPETQLKPILGYMKAHIIQTYVFIEERDFSQGTIVNDDILFRIEELATSTLRVSKVYSQIIEEENDQYDF; the protein is encoded by the coding sequence ATGAAAATCGTAATTCTATCCGGCTCAACTGTCGGTTCTAAGACAAGTACAGCCATGACATATTTAAACGAAGCAATTTCTCATCAACATGAAGAACATGAAATTCAATTTTTTGATTTAAAAAATTTAAATTTGTCATTTAGTGATGGTCGCAATTATTTAGATTATTCAGGGGATACTTTAGAATTCACTACTGCCTTAATGCAAGCTGATATTATTTTTATTGGTTTCCCTATATTCCAAGCTTCAATTCCTGGCACTTTAAAAAACGTATTTGATTTACTTCCTGTTAACGCTTTTAGAGATAAAGTTATCGGAATCATAGCCACGGCCGGTTCGCCTAAGCATTATTTAATTCCTGAAACACAATTAAAACCAATATTAGGTTATATGAAGGCACACATTATTCAAACTTATGTATTTATCGAAGAACGTGATTTCTCACAAGGTACGATTGTAAATGATGATATCTTATTCAGAATAGAGGAATTAGCTACTTCAACATTACGCGTCTCCAAAGTGTATTCACAAATAATAGAAGAAGAAAATGATCAATATGACTTTTAG
- a CDS encoding LLM class flavin-dependent oxidoreductase, which translates to MAKLKMNENTPLEFGLYSLGDHLLNPHKGEKVSSEKRIQELIEASQLAEQAGINVFGVGESHQEHFTTQAHTVILGAIAQATNTIKISSSSSIISAADPVRVFEDFATLDLISQGRTEIVAGRASRTGIFDLFGLDLNNYDELYEEKLNLLLELNKANKITWSGKFRPDLNNMEIFPRPIDNVLPIWRAVGGPAASAIKAGRQGIPMMITTLGGPAMTFKNSIDEYRLTAKEYGFDNSAEALPVSTASLFYTADTTQAALREFYPHINVGMSFIRGTGYPKQQFANTPDYRDALMVGSPQQIIEKILYQHELYNHQRFMAQIDFGGVPFDKIMKNIELIGNEIIPGVKKHLKK; encoded by the coding sequence ATGGCTAAATTAAAAATGAATGAAAATACCCCATTAGAATTTGGTCTTTATTCACTTGGAGACCACTTACTTAATCCTCATAAAGGTGAAAAAGTAAGTTCTGAAAAACGTATACAAGAATTAATTGAAGCGAGTCAATTAGCCGAACAAGCAGGTATCAACGTTTTCGGCGTTGGTGAAAGCCATCAAGAACATTTTACTACACAGGCGCACACTGTTATTTTAGGTGCAATCGCACAAGCAACAAATACGATTAAAATATCTAGTTCATCCTCTATTATTAGTGCAGCTGATCCAGTTAGAGTCTTTGAAGACTTTGCAACACTAGACCTTATTTCTCAGGGTCGCACAGAAATTGTAGCGGGAAGAGCATCACGCACTGGTATATTCGATTTATTTGGTTTAGATTTAAATAACTACGACGAACTTTATGAAGAGAAATTAAATTTACTGTTAGAACTTAATAAAGCAAATAAAATTACTTGGTCTGGTAAGTTCAGACCTGACTTAAATAACATGGAAATTTTTCCAAGGCCTATAGATAATGTGTTACCAATTTGGAGAGCAGTTGGTGGTCCTGCTGCTAGTGCAATCAAGGCTGGTCGTCAAGGTATTCCGATGATGATTACAACTTTAGGTGGTCCAGCAATGACATTTAAAAATTCTATAGACGAATACCGTTTAACTGCCAAAGAATATGGCTTTGACAATTCCGCTGAAGCATTACCTGTTTCTACAGCAAGTTTATTCTATACTGCTGATACAACACAAGCTGCTTTACGTGAATTTTATCCTCATATTAATGTAGGCATGTCATTTATAAGAGGAACTGGTTATCCAAAACAACAATTTGCAAATACACCTGATTATAGAGATGCCCTAATGGTAGGAAGTCCACAGCAAATTATTGAAAAAATACTTTACCAACATGAGTTATATAATCACCAAAGATTTATGGCGCAAATTGATTTTGGTGGTGTACCTTTCGATAAAATCATGAAAAATATCGAACTTATCGGTAATGAAATTATACCTGGAGTCAAAAAACATTTGAAAAAGTAG
- a CDS encoding VOC family protein, which translates to MNIVGHHHISMYTKDAQINKDFYTQLLGLRLVEKSVNQDNPTMYHLFFGDEIGSVGTLLSFFEIPHVGKNRPGTNSIHRLSLLVPNEAALSYFKSRLTEANITTTDITYLNQPALLFKDVDNLEIVLLVNDDYKIPTTWRKNPYADVPVQHQILGMGPVELRVREAQPTIDFLKNELNYAPRQDTDETVMTLDQEGLYTDFVVIEQQGERARPGQGYVHHIAVNTPKDSNLESVLNTIDHNPGNNSGIIDRYFFKSLYYRHNSIMYEFATDSPGFTVDTEIENLGKELNLPDFMENQRTEIESKLHDL; encoded by the coding sequence ATGAACATTGTCGGTCATCATCACATTTCAATGTATACAAAAGATGCTCAAATAAACAAAGACTTCTACACTCAACTATTAGGATTACGCTTGGTAGAAAAATCCGTGAACCAAGATAATCCAACTATGTATCACTTGTTTTTCGGTGATGAAATTGGCTCTGTCGGTACATTACTAAGTTTTTTTGAAATTCCACATGTAGGTAAGAACCGTCCTGGTACAAATTCTATCCATCGTTTATCATTACTCGTCCCAAATGAAGCTGCACTATCTTATTTCAAGTCGCGTCTCACAGAAGCTAATATTACGACAACTGATATAACATATCTAAATCAGCCAGCACTATTATTTAAAGATGTCGATAATCTAGAAATCGTATTGCTCGTTAACGATGATTATAAAATCCCCACAACGTGGAGAAAAAATCCTTATGCGGATGTTCCTGTACAACATCAAATATTAGGTATGGGACCTGTTGAGCTTAGAGTACGTGAAGCTCAACCAACAATCGATTTTTTAAAAAACGAACTAAATTATGCACCTCGTCAAGACACTGACGAAACTGTTATGACATTAGATCAAGAAGGTTTGTATACTGATTTCGTAGTTATTGAACAACAAGGAGAGCGTGCGCGTCCTGGTCAAGGATATGTACATCATATCGCCGTGAACACGCCAAAAGATTCAAATTTAGAGTCCGTATTAAACACAATTGATCATAACCCAGGAAATAATAGTGGCATTATAGATCGCTACTTTTTCAAATCTCTTTATTATCGACATAATAGTATTATGTATGAATTTGCAACTGATTCACCTGGATTTACGGTTGATACAGAGATTGAAAACCTAGGTAAAGAACTCAATTTGCCAGATTTTATGGAAAATCAAAGAACAGAAATAGAGTCTAAACTACATGATTTATAA